The genome window CCAAATTGTTTTATGTTATTCTGGTGTCACATAATTGAGTTAAGTTTACCGCTATAGATTAAAGAGTCCTTCCCCACAACTTGATGTGCAATCCGCTAACCGGTCAGGCCGTGCCGCGGAAGGTTAAATTAACCCGCTAATCTCGCGAAACGCGAAGAAAGGTGAGCAAGATGATGCAACAGTCCCAATCCAATTCTTATTTATTTGGAGGGAATGCACCGTACGTTGAAGAACTGTACGAGGCATATCTCGACAATCCCGGCTCCGTACCAGACAACTGGCGCGCGTATTTCGACGCCATGCAGCATGTGCCTGCGGTCGATGGTTCCGCCAAGCCTGACGTCGCGCATGCGTCCGTCATCGCTTCGTTTGCCGAACGCGCCAAGCATGGCCCGATCCGCACAGTTACCGCTTCCGAAGATGTCGAAATGGGACGCAAACGCGTCGCCGTTACGCAACTGATCGCCGCTTATCGCGTGCTCGGTAATAACTGGGCCAACCTGGATCCGCTGCAGCGCCAGGAACGTCCGCCTATCCCGCAACTGGAGCCTAGCTTCTACGGCTTCACCGATGCGGATATGGATATCGTCTTCAATATCAGCAACACCCATTTCGGTAGCGAAACATCATCGCTGCGCGATTTGCTGAATGCCTTGCGCGATACCTATTGCCGTTCGATTGGTCCGGAGTTCATGTACATCAGCGATCCTGCGCAAAAGCTGTGGCTGCAGGAACGTTTTGAATCGGTACGTTCGACCCCGACTTTTTCCAGCGAAAAGAAAAAGCACATCCTTGAACGCCTGACGGCGGCGGAAGGCCTCGAACGCTACCTGCATACCAAATACGTCGGTCAAAAACGCTTCTCGCTGGAAGGCAGCGAAAGCTTCATCGCGGCACTGGATGAAGTGATCCAGCGTGGCGGTGAAAAAGGCGTACAAGAGATCGTGATCGGCATGGCCCATCGCGGCCGCCTGAACGTACTGGTCAATACCCTGGGCAAAATGCCACAGGAATTGTTCGCTGAATTTGAAGGCCGTCATGGCGACGACCTGCCGTCCGGCGACGTCAAATATCATCAAGGCTTCTCGTCCGACATCAGCACCCCGGGCGGTCCTATCCACCTGTCGCTGGCATTTAATCCGTCGCATCTGGAAATCGTTAATCCGGTGGTTGAGGGTTCGGTGCGTGCCCGTATCGAACGTCGCGGCCAAAACGATCCGTCGCAACAGGTATTGCCTATCTTGATCCACGGTGATGCCGCGTTTGCCGGGCAGGGCGTGATCATGGAAACGCTGAACCTGGCGCAGACCCGTGGCTACGGCACCGGCGGTACCGTGCACATCATCATCAATAACCAGATCGGTTTCACCACCTCGGATCCGCGCGATTCACGCTCCACGCTGTATTGCACAGACGTGTCCAAGATGATTGAAGCACCGGTGATCCACGTCAATGGCGATGATCCGGAAGCAGTCGTGTTTGCGGCGCAGCTGGCACTCGACTACCGCCTCGAATTCCGCAAGGATATCGTGGTTGATATCGTCTGCTATCGCAAACTGGGTCACAACGAGCAGGATACGCCGGCGTTGACGCAACCTTTGATGTACAAAAAGATTGCCGCTCATCCAGGTACCCGCAAACTGTACGCGGACAAATTGCTGACACAAGGCACCATCGGTGCTGAAGAAGGCGATGCGATGGTCAGGGAATATCGCGATGCGATGGATGCCGGCAAGCACACCATCGACCCGGTGATTTCCAACTTCAAGAGCAAGTATGCGGTTGACTGGATGCCGTTCCTGAATCGTAAATGGACCGACGCCGCCGATACCGCTGTACCGCTGGCGGAATTGAAGCGCCTGGCCGAACGTATTACGACCTTGCCGGAAAACTTCAAGGTTCATCCGCTGGTTGAGAAAGTATTGAACGACCGTGCTGCAATGGGCCGTGGCGAAATGAATCTGGACTGGGGTATGGGTGAGCATCTGGCTTATGCATCGCTGGTCAGCTCCGGTTATGCGGTGCGCCTGACGGGTCAGGATTCAGGTCGCGGCACCTTCGTGCATCGTCACGCTGTCCTGCATGATCAAAACCGTGAACGTTGGGATGCTGGTACCTATGTACCGCTGCAAAATATCTCCGACCAGCAAGCCTGGTTCCGCGTTATCGATTCCGTCCTCTCGGAAGAAGCGGTACTGGCATATGAATACGGTTACTCAACCGCAGAACCAAACACACTGGTGATCTGGGAAGCGCAGTTCGGCGACTTCGTCAACGGCGCGCAAGTCGTGATCGACCAATTCATCAGCTCCGGCGAAGTGAAATGGGGTCGTGCTTCGGGCCTGGTCATGATGCTGCCGCACGGTTACGAAGGGCAGGGGCCGGAGCACTCGTCCGCACGTCCTGAACGCTTCCTGCAACTGTGCGCAGACAACAATATGCAAGTGGTGCAGCCGACTACCTCGGCGCAGATCTTCCATTTGTTGCGTCGCCAGATGATCCGTTTGTTCCGCAAACCATTGGTCATCCTCACGCCGAAATCGCTGTTGCGTAACAAGGATGCGGGTTCGCCGCTGACTGACCTGGTCAAGGGTTCGTTCCAGACCGTGATCGGTGAAGTGGATGACAAGATCGATGCGAAGAAAGTGAAACGCGTCATCGCCTGTTCCGGTCGTGTGTATTACGACCTGGTGGCAGCGCGCAAGGAGCGCGGTCAGAGCGACGTCGCGATCATTCGTATCGAACAACTGTACCCGTTCCCGCATAAAGCATTCGCGGCCGAGCTCAAGAAATTCCCGAATTTCACCGAGCTGGTATGGACGCAGGATGAGCCGCAGAACCAGGGCGCATGGTTCCAGATCCAACACAATATTCTGGAAAACATGGCGGATGGACAGAAGCTGGCATATGCCGGTCGTCCGGCCAGCGCCTCGCCTGCAGTCGGTTACTACGACAAGCACTATGCGCAACAGAAGGCATTGATTGATGCGGCTTTTGCCAAATTAAAAGGTTTTGTACAAACCAAATAAAGACCCTGCGGCATCCCAAATGCTGGGG of Janthinobacterium sp. Marseille contains these proteins:
- a CDS encoding 2-oxoglutarate dehydrogenase E1 component; amino-acid sequence: MMQQSQSNSYLFGGNAPYVEELYEAYLDNPGSVPDNWRAYFDAMQHVPAVDGSAKPDVAHASVIASFAERAKHGPIRTVTASEDVEMGRKRVAVTQLIAAYRVLGNNWANLDPLQRQERPPIPQLEPSFYGFTDADMDIVFNISNTHFGSETSSLRDLLNALRDTYCRSIGPEFMYISDPAQKLWLQERFESVRSTPTFSSEKKKHILERLTAAEGLERYLHTKYVGQKRFSLEGSESFIAALDEVIQRGGEKGVQEIVIGMAHRGRLNVLVNTLGKMPQELFAEFEGRHGDDLPSGDVKYHQGFSSDISTPGGPIHLSLAFNPSHLEIVNPVVEGSVRARIERRGQNDPSQQVLPILIHGDAAFAGQGVIMETLNLAQTRGYGTGGTVHIIINNQIGFTTSDPRDSRSTLYCTDVSKMIEAPVIHVNGDDPEAVVFAAQLALDYRLEFRKDIVVDIVCYRKLGHNEQDTPALTQPLMYKKIAAHPGTRKLYADKLLTQGTIGAEEGDAMVREYRDAMDAGKHTIDPVISNFKSKYAVDWMPFLNRKWTDAADTAVPLAELKRLAERITTLPENFKVHPLVEKVLNDRAAMGRGEMNLDWGMGEHLAYASLVSSGYAVRLTGQDSGRGTFVHRHAVLHDQNRERWDAGTYVPLQNISDQQAWFRVIDSVLSEEAVLAYEYGYSTAEPNTLVIWEAQFGDFVNGAQVVIDQFISSGEVKWGRASGLVMMLPHGYEGQGPEHSSARPERFLQLCADNNMQVVQPTTSAQIFHLLRRQMIRLFRKPLVILTPKSLLRNKDAGSPLTDLVKGSFQTVIGEVDDKIDAKKVKRVIACSGRVYYDLVAARKERGQSDVAIIRIEQLYPFPHKAFAAELKKFPNFTELVWTQDEPQNQGAWFQIQHNILENMADGQKLAYAGRPASASPAVGYYDKHYAQQKALIDAAFAKLKGFVQTK